A portion of the Eulemur rufifrons isolate Redbay chromosome 30, OSU_ERuf_1, whole genome shotgun sequence genome contains these proteins:
- the CLDN34 gene encoding claudin-34, translated as MPLTISSANRQVASFAIATIGFILSSASMGLVEWRVWHMDDPSFFPTGHACVGMWRVCIYRHHTNISTAKFCHQYTYYDDFLPLDIRIAQHLLLLASILGLVGKGYSIHGLWNVHMGILQKCKLCRSFVISGLLNMVAGLCILSAVLWNYYSITALQGIAFPPSFQLPFKPDRQETGSAAVVASLGAVLKVLKSLTAVSGMAQPSSELSTEACPGATGPEEAESTTPQKHKQKQKHKQKQEEKQKQPRRHGRRSRRRGHSFATYFARIVKQFPGGLRLSQEAVNVMDSFVHDMLERIGEEAGRLASYTEHLTITTREIQTAVRLMMPGHLGQNAVTAGNRAVLRYTRSK; from the exons ATGCCCTTGACCATCAGTAGTGCCAATCGCCAAGTAGCAAGTTTCGCTATTGCCACCATAGGATTCATCCTGTCCTCAGCTTCCATGGGCCTCGTGGAGTGGCGAGTGTGGCACATGGACGACCCCTCGTTCTTCCCCACTGGCCATGCCTGCGTGGGAATGTGGAGAGTCTGCATCTACCGCCATCACACCAACATCAGCACAGCCAAATTTTGTCATCAGTACACCTACTATGACGACTTTCTCCCTCTCGATATTCGTATTGCTCAACACCTCCTGCTGCTTGCCAGCATACTAGGGCTTGTAGGGAAAGGCTACAGCATCCATGGACTTTGGAACGTGCACATGGGAATTCTTCAGAAGTGTAAACTCTGCCGTTCATTCGTTATTTCTGGGCTTCTGAACATGGTTGCTGGACTCTGTATCCTCAGTGCTGTGCTCTGGAATTACTACTCTATCACAGCTTTACAGGGGATTGCCTTCCCGCCATCTTTCCAACTGCCCTTCAAGCCAGATAGGCAGGAAACCGGGAGTGCCGCTGTCGTGGCAAGTCTAGGTGCCGTCCTGAAGGTGTTAA AGTCCCTAACGGCTGTCTCCGGCATGGCCCAGCCTTCCTCTGAGCTGTCCACTGAGGCCTGCCCCGGCGCCACGGGGCCCGAAGAGGCTGAATCGACGACGCCCCAGAAGCACAAGCAGAAGCAGAAGCACaagcagaagcaggaggagaagcagaagcAGCCAAGGCGTCACGGCCGCCGCTCCAGGCGTCGCGGCCACAGCTTCGCCACCTACTTCGCCAGGATCGTGAAGCAGTTCCCCGGCGGCCTCCGCCTGTCCCAGGAGGCCGTGAACGTGATGGATTCGTTCGTTCACGACATGTTGGAGCGCATCGGCGAGGAGGCCGGCCGGCTGGCCAGCTACACCGAGCACTTGACCATCACCACCAGGGAGATCCAGACGGCCGTGCGCCTGATGATGCCCGGGCACCTCGGCCAGAACGCCGTGACCGCGGGCAACAGGGCCGTCCTCAGATACACCCGCAGCAAGTGA